A single region of the Felis catus isolate Fca126 chromosome F2, F.catus_Fca126_mat1.0, whole genome shotgun sequence genome encodes:
- the GEM gene encoding GTP-binding protein GEM isoform X3, which translates to MEEARGQWVMLTDPAMTLNNVTMRQGTVAMQPQQQRWSIPADGRHLMVQKEPHQYGQRSRHSAAPEDHCRRSWSSDSTDSVISSESGNTYYRVVLIGEQGVGKSTLANIFAGVHDSMDSDCEVLGEDTYERTLIVDGESATIILLDMWENKGENEWLQDHCMQVGDAYLIVYSITDRASFEKASELRIQLRRARQTEDIPIILVGNKSDLVRCREVSVSVEHLTLRLLQKACLYSLLSLYCTCVKSSKSFSRRESVCCGVRLQVH; encoded by the exons ATGGAGGAAGCCCGAGGGCAGTGGGTGATGTTGAcg GACCCAGCGATGACTCTGAACAATGTCACCATGCGCCAGGGCACCGTGGCCATGCAGCCGCAGCAGCAGCGCTGGAGCATCCCAGCGGACGGCAGGCATCTGATGGTTCAGAAGGAGCCCCACCAGTACGGCCAGCGCAGCCGTCACTCTGCTGCCCCAGAGGACCACTGCCGCCGGAGCTGGTCTTCCGACTCCACAGACTCAGTCATCTCCTCCGAGTCGGGGAACACCTACTACCGGGTGGTGCTCAtaggggagcagggggtgggcaaGTCCACTCTGGCCAACATCTTTGCAGGTGTGCATGACAGCATGGACAGCGACTGCGAGGTGCTGGGAG AAGATACATACGAACGAACCCTGATTGTTGACGGGGAAAGTGCAACGATTATACTCCTGGACATGTGGGAAAACAAG GGAGAGAATGAATGGCTCCAAGATCACTGCATGCAGGTCGGGGATGCCTACTTGATTGTCTACTCCATCACGGACCGAGCCAGCTTTGAGAAGGCATCTGAGCTGCGAATCCAGCTCCGCCGGGCTCGGCAGACAGAGGACATTCCTATAATTTTGGTCGGCAACAAAAGTGACCTGGTGCGGTGCCGGGAAGTGTCTGTGTCAG TGGAACATTTGACATTGAGGCTGCTCCAGAAAGCCTGTTTGTATAGTTTGCTGTCACTGTATTGTACATGTGTGAAATCATCAAAAAGTTTTTCAAG aaggGAGAGCGTGTGCTGTGGTGTTCGACTGCAAGTTCATTGA
- the GEM gene encoding GTP-binding protein GEM isoform X2, which yields MTLNNVTMRQGTVAMQPQQQRWSIPADGRHLMVQKEPHQYGQRSRHSAAPEDHCRRSWSSDSTDSVISSESGNTYYRVVLIGEQGVGKSTLANIFAGVHDSMDSDCEVLGEDTYERTLIVDGESATIILLDMWENKGENEWLQDHCMQVGDAYLIVYSITDRASFEKASELRIQLRRARQTEDIPIILVGNKSDLVRCREVSVSEGRACAVVFDCKFIETSAAVQHNVKELFEGIVRQVRLRRDSKEKNERRLAYQKRRESIPRKARRFWGKIVAKNNKNMAFKLKSKSCHDLSVL from the exons ATGACTCTGAACAATGTCACCATGCGCCAGGGCACCGTGGCCATGCAGCCGCAGCAGCAGCGCTGGAGCATCCCAGCGGACGGCAGGCATCTGATGGTTCAGAAGGAGCCCCACCAGTACGGCCAGCGCAGCCGTCACTCTGCTGCCCCAGAGGACCACTGCCGCCGGAGCTGGTCTTCCGACTCCACAGACTCAGTCATCTCCTCCGAGTCGGGGAACACCTACTACCGGGTGGTGCTCAtaggggagcagggggtgggcaaGTCCACTCTGGCCAACATCTTTGCAGGTGTGCATGACAGCATGGACAGCGACTGCGAGGTGCTGGGAG AAGATACATACGAACGAACCCTGATTGTTGACGGGGAAAGTGCAACGATTATACTCCTGGACATGTGGGAAAACAAG GGAGAGAATGAATGGCTCCAAGATCACTGCATGCAGGTCGGGGATGCCTACTTGATTGTCTACTCCATCACGGACCGAGCCAGCTTTGAGAAGGCATCTGAGCTGCGAATCCAGCTCCGCCGGGCTCGGCAGACAGAGGACATTCCTATAATTTTGGTCGGCAACAAAAGTGACCTGGTGCGGTGCCGGGAAGTGTCTGTGTCAG aaggGAGAGCGTGTGCTGTGGTGTTCGACTGCAAGTTCATTGAGACCTCCGCAGCTGTCCAGCACAATGTGAAGGAGCTGTTTGAGGGCATCGTGCGGCAGGTCCGCCTTCGGCGGGACAGCAAGGAGAAGAATGAGCGGCGGCTGGCCTaccagaaaaggagggagagcatCCCCAGGAAAGCCAGGCGCTTCTGGGGCAAGATCGTGGCCAAAAACAACAAGAATATGGCCTTCAAGCTCAAGTCCAAATCCTGCCATGACCTCTCTGTGCTCTAG
- the GEM gene encoding GTP-binding protein GEM isoform X1 codes for MEEARGQWVMLTDPAMTLNNVTMRQGTVAMQPQQQRWSIPADGRHLMVQKEPHQYGQRSRHSAAPEDHCRRSWSSDSTDSVISSESGNTYYRVVLIGEQGVGKSTLANIFAGVHDSMDSDCEVLGEDTYERTLIVDGESATIILLDMWENKGENEWLQDHCMQVGDAYLIVYSITDRASFEKASELRIQLRRARQTEDIPIILVGNKSDLVRCREVSVSEGRACAVVFDCKFIETSAAVQHNVKELFEGIVRQVRLRRDSKEKNERRLAYQKRRESIPRKARRFWGKIVAKNNKNMAFKLKSKSCHDLSVL; via the exons ATGGAGGAAGCCCGAGGGCAGTGGGTGATGTTGAcg GACCCAGCGATGACTCTGAACAATGTCACCATGCGCCAGGGCACCGTGGCCATGCAGCCGCAGCAGCAGCGCTGGAGCATCCCAGCGGACGGCAGGCATCTGATGGTTCAGAAGGAGCCCCACCAGTACGGCCAGCGCAGCCGTCACTCTGCTGCCCCAGAGGACCACTGCCGCCGGAGCTGGTCTTCCGACTCCACAGACTCAGTCATCTCCTCCGAGTCGGGGAACACCTACTACCGGGTGGTGCTCAtaggggagcagggggtgggcaaGTCCACTCTGGCCAACATCTTTGCAGGTGTGCATGACAGCATGGACAGCGACTGCGAGGTGCTGGGAG AAGATACATACGAACGAACCCTGATTGTTGACGGGGAAAGTGCAACGATTATACTCCTGGACATGTGGGAAAACAAG GGAGAGAATGAATGGCTCCAAGATCACTGCATGCAGGTCGGGGATGCCTACTTGATTGTCTACTCCATCACGGACCGAGCCAGCTTTGAGAAGGCATCTGAGCTGCGAATCCAGCTCCGCCGGGCTCGGCAGACAGAGGACATTCCTATAATTTTGGTCGGCAACAAAAGTGACCTGGTGCGGTGCCGGGAAGTGTCTGTGTCAG aaggGAGAGCGTGTGCTGTGGTGTTCGACTGCAAGTTCATTGAGACCTCCGCAGCTGTCCAGCACAATGTGAAGGAGCTGTTTGAGGGCATCGTGCGGCAGGTCCGCCTTCGGCGGGACAGCAAGGAGAAGAATGAGCGGCGGCTGGCCTaccagaaaaggagggagagcatCCCCAGGAAAGCCAGGCGCTTCTGGGGCAAGATCGTGGCCAAAAACAACAAGAATATGGCCTTCAAGCTCAAGTCCAAATCCTGCCATGACCTCTCTGTGCTCTAG